The Bacillus sp. es.036 genomic sequence TTGCAACTTCCTGAGCAAGGTGATGTTCTCGTTGAAGGGTACAATAGCCGAGATGAGGAAAGCATTTGGGAGATTAGAAGAAGAGTAGGGATCGTTTTTCAGAATCCAGATAATCAGTTTGTCGGAACTTCCGTTCGGGATGATGTTGCATTTGGACTTGAGAATAGTGGGATAGCTAGAGAACTAATGTTAGAGCGCATCAGTGAGAGCGTTCAGAAGGTCCGAATGGAAGATTACCTTGACCAGGAGCCACATCGTCTTTCTGGTGGACAAAAACAGCGTGTAGCCATTGCTGGCATTATTGCACTAAGGCCTTCGATTGTTATTTTAGATGAGGCAACATCAATGCTTGATCCAGCTGGACGTAAAGAAGTGTTGCAGACGATGCGTAAGTTGAAAGAAGAAGAAGGCATGACTGTTATCTCAATTACCCATGATCTTGAAGAAGCGGCACAGGCCGATCGCCTTGTAGTAATGAATGCAGGTGAAGTTATTGACGAGGGACTTCCTGTGGAAGTTTTTAAAAAAGGGGACATGCTCGAGCAAATCGGTTTAGATCTACCGTTTCCACTACAGGTGCAGCGAGCACTTAGTGAGAAAGGATACGATTTCTCAAGGCTTACTTTATCTCAGGAGGAACTGGTGAACGAGCTATGGACATTACAATCAAAGAATTAGAGCATTCGTACAGTAAAGGAACACCATTTGAACGAAAAGCTCTTTCAAATATTAATTTATCGATTCCATCAGGCACGTTTCAAACGATTATTGGTCACACTGGTTCGGGAAAGTCGACGTTAATTCAGCATTTAAATGGACTTCTAAAACCAACGCGAGGAAGTATTCAAATTGGTGAGTTTTTCATACAAGCTGGTGTAAAAGAGAAACGGTTAAAAGCACTGAGAAAACATGTAGGGATAGTTTTTCAATATCCAGAGCATCAGCTATTTGAAGAAACCATTGAAAAAGACATTATTTTTGGGCCGCTTAACTTTGGTGTTTCAGAAGAAGAAGCAAAGAAGCGTGCAACAAGACTAATTCATCAAGTGGGACTTGATGAATCTTATCTTAGTCGCTCTCCCTTTGATTTAAGTGGGGGGCAAATGAGACGGGTTGCTATCGCTGGGGTACTAGCCATGAAGCCATCCATTCTTATATTGGATGAGCCAACCGCTGGCCTTGATCCTCGCGGTAGACGTGAAATTATGGATCTTTTTTATCGTCTACATGAAGAAGAGGGATTAACGACGATTCTTGTCACTCATAGCATGGAAGATGCAGCGCGTTTTTCGGATGACATTTTAATTATGGAAAAGGGTGGCATCGCCCTGCAAGGTGGGCCAGAGAAAATTTTTTCAAATCCTGAAGCTTTAAAAAAACTAAGCCTTGATGTCCCAGAAACGGTACAGTTCATTCATCGCCTGGAAGAGCGCTTTACTAAAAATCTTCCTCACAGTGTTTTTACACTTGATGCAGCGGTAGATGCAGCGTTATCGATTTTGCAGAAGGGAGAGGAGGATTCCTAATGCAAAATATCATTATTGGACAATACGTTCCGGGACAATCCTTTATTCATAAACTTGATCCGAGAGCTAAGCTTTTAACTGCGTTTCTTTTTGTCATTATCGTCTTTTTAGCGAACAATTGGATTACCTATGCTTTGCTTGGTGCTTTTACCTTACTGGCGATTTTTGTCTCTCGACTACCTCTTCGCTATATTTATAATGGTCTTAAGCCCATTTTGCTCGTTATCATCCTCACGTTTCTCCTACATGTATTTTTAACGAAGGAAGGGCCCTTGCTGTTTGATTGGGGATTTCTTGAAGTATATGAAGGTGGAGTGAAGCAGGGGGTTTTTATCTCGCTTCGTTTATTGTTTTTAATTATGATTACTTCTCTCTTAACGCTAACTACGACACCAATTGATATTACGGTAGGGATTGAAACGTTGCTTGGCCCAATGAAAAAAGTGGGCTTACCAGTTCATGAATTTGCGCTGATGATGTCGATCGCCCTTAGGTTTATACCTACCCTTCTGGAAGAGACAGAGAAAATCATGAAAGCTCAATCTGCCCGTGGTGCCCAATTCTCAAGCGGTCCGATTAAAGAACGTTTGAAAAGCATCGTGCCACTTCTTGTACCACTCTTTGTTAGTGCGTTTAAACGAGCAGAAGATCTTGCTATGGCGATGGAAGCGAGAGGTTACCGCGGCGGAGAAGGTAGAACGAGCATACGTTTACTAAAATGGTCTGGAAAAGATACTACCCTATTTGTGATTCTTCTCCTGCTCTGTATTAGTTTACTACTGCTAAGAAGTTAGGGGAGAATGTGTGATGCAACGTATAAA encodes the following:
- a CDS encoding energy-coupling factor transporter transmembrane component T family protein — its product is MQNIIIGQYVPGQSFIHKLDPRAKLLTAFLFVIIVFLANNWITYALLGAFTLLAIFVSRLPLRYIYNGLKPILLVIILTFLLHVFLTKEGPLLFDWGFLEVYEGGVKQGVFISLRLLFLIMITSLLTLTTTPIDITVGIETLLGPMKKVGLPVHEFALMMSIALRFIPTLLEETEKIMKAQSARGAQFSSGPIKERLKSIVPLLVPLFVSAFKRAEDLAMAMEARGYRGGEGRTSIRLLKWSGKDTTLFVILLLLCISLLLLRS
- a CDS encoding energy-coupling factor ABC transporter ATP-binding protein, with protein sequence MEELITVQGVSFRYHEDQPHVLRNVSLSVYKGEWLAIVGHNGSGKSTLAKLLNGLQLPEQGDVLVEGYNSRDEESIWEIRRRVGIVFQNPDNQFVGTSVRDDVAFGLENSGIARELMLERISESVQKVRMEDYLDQEPHRLSGGQKQRVAIAGIIALRPSIVILDEATSMLDPAGRKEVLQTMRKLKEEEGMTVISITHDLEEAAQADRLVVMNAGEVIDEGLPVEVFKKGDMLEQIGLDLPFPLQVQRALSEKGYDFSRLTLSQEELVNELWTLQSKN
- a CDS encoding energy-coupling factor ABC transporter ATP-binding protein produces the protein MDITIKELEHSYSKGTPFERKALSNINLSIPSGTFQTIIGHTGSGKSTLIQHLNGLLKPTRGSIQIGEFFIQAGVKEKRLKALRKHVGIVFQYPEHQLFEETIEKDIIFGPLNFGVSEEEAKKRATRLIHQVGLDESYLSRSPFDLSGGQMRRVAIAGVLAMKPSILILDEPTAGLDPRGRREIMDLFYRLHEEEGLTTILVTHSMEDAARFSDDILIMEKGGIALQGGPEKIFSNPEALKKLSLDVPETVQFIHRLEERFTKNLPHSVFTLDAAVDAALSILQKGEEDS